ACCACGGGAACGCCGAGGAGCCCTGGCACCCCCGGCACACCCAAAACCCCGTTCCCCTGGTTTACACCAGCCAGGCGCCCCCGCCCCCTTCGGACTTGACGGGGTTTTTCCCCTGGATGCAAGCGATTCTCACTTCTAAACTCAATAAACCCGACCGGAATACTTGACTTTTGCTCCCCCCCAGGGTAGAGTGCTCAGGCGGAGGGCGCCCTCGCCCCGGGAACTCCCGGGAAACCCTAAAGGAGGTACGCGTGGAACGCAGAAAGCTCCTCATCCTTATCGGCGTGGCGGCTCTAAGCCTGGGCCTAGCCCAGGGGCAGACCCTCACCATCTACTCCGGTCGTGGCCAGGCCTTGGTGGAGCCCCTGGTGAGGCAGTTTGAGCGGGAGACAGGCATCCGGGTCCAGGTGCGCTACGGCACCGACGCCCAGATGCTGGCCGCCTTGCAGGAGGAGGGAAGGCGCTCCCCCGCGGACGTGTTCTGGGGGAACACCTCCGGAGCCTTGGGCCAGGCGGCGGCCAGGGGGCTCCTGAGGCCCCTGGGGGAAACCCTCTTGCGCCAGCCCGTGGCCTTTACCCCGGCCTCCAAGGCCTGGGTCCCCGTGACCCTGCGCCTCAGGGTCCTGGCCTACAACCCCGAGAAGTTCCGGGCCCAGGAGTTCCCGCAAAGCATCCTGGACCTACCCCGCTTCGCCCGGGAGAGGGGCCTTGGGGGGCGGGTGGGCTGGACCCCCACCTACTCCAGCTTCCAGGACATGGTGGCGGC
The genomic region above belongs to Thermus sediminis and contains:
- a CDS encoding iron ABC transporter substrate-binding protein, which encodes MERRKLLILIGVAALSLGLAQGQTLTIYSGRGQALVEPLVRQFERETGIRVQVRYGTDAQMLAALQEEGRRSPADVFWGNTSGALGQAAARGLLRPLGETLLRQPVAFTPASKAWVPVTLRLRVLAYNPEKFRAQEFPQSILDLPRFARERGLGGRVGWTPTYSSFQDMVAAMIALHGEARAREWLEGMRALSPRVYASNTAMLDAIRAGEIDLASTNHYYVVRFQRAGYRLDMYQFPDGDVGNLALITGAGILRTSNNLTAATRFLTYLLSPKAQQYFVGNIGEYPLVGGVVADPRLLPLEEALAKSPRPDLEQLPLDQALRLLRELGIL